The Trypanosoma brucei gambiense DAL972 chromosome 10, complete sequence genome has a segment encoding these proteins:
- a CDS encoding ESAG3, fragment, which translates to MKRKIMSLDYETRYFHYPYGKVIKRGAILHFAGSSNVWKETIPRYLSEMSWFKALKNSFTEREAYRRLLETTSVEIHSARGAFRYVKLGTVCPISNVSNPNWLSGELRK; encoded by the coding sequence ATGAAGCGAAAAATTATGAGCCTTGACTACGAAACTCGGTATTTTCATTATCCTTATGGAAAGGTGATCAAAAGGGGTGCCATACTACATTTTGCGGGGTCGAGTAACGTGTGGAAGGAGACAATACCCAGGTACCTCAGCGAGATGAGTTGGTTCAAAGCTCTAAAAAATTCTTTCACAGAACGAGAGGCTTACAGGCGGCTGCTAGAAACAACTTCCGTTGAAATACACTCTGCAAGGGGTGCCTTTAGGTATGTAAAGCTCGGTACTGTGTGCCCCATCTCTAACGTTTCAAACCCAAATTGGTTATCTGGGGAGTTGAGAAAGTAA
- a CDS encoding expression site-associated gene 3 (ESAG3)-like protein, putative: protein MAKGGKRVVARRRRVRLYLIVIALLIVVGVMVTMDIRSSHTETGHGLRKENFHSNYAPRVSYVVVQTRRSPGWCRMLLSSILTNVSVTTVGMGAVYIHAWRWTWIYNYMLRERMHEDDVIVIFDGGDTFFTETHLREDAMKYFLATTPSTPEKFNETEILQGAMTPPMLFTAEKGCYAPQMYIMTGVDPSKIPQRERCLNVYEEAFEASTRAGTQAILRKHESGRWHLNGGGVIARVWALREALDVFFALKRQSYKWWCDQSMWSLILAWSVSRPKHVQPVLLLRRGIMSLDYETRYFHYPHTTPIRTGVILHFPMPIVLWKNKMAKYVGETTWFRALRDSEGRQKTVADYLKTVYVDIRFVFGFKKWRKFSSVCSISDVVNPNWLSGVLRK, encoded by the coding sequence ATGgcgaagggagggaaaagggtaGTTGCTCGTAGAAGGAGGGTGCGGCTGTATTTAATAGTGATTGCGCTGCTGATAGTGGTCGGGGTTATGGTGACAATGGATATAAGAAGTAGTCATACGGAAACCGGTCACGGgttgagaaaagaaaatttccACAGTAATTATGCACCAAGGGTTAGTTATGTTGTGGTGCAAACGAGACGCTCCCCAGGGTGGTGTAGAATGCTCTTAAGCTCTATACTCACCAACGTAAGCGTCACAACAGTTGGAATGGGCGCAGTGTACATTCATGCGTGGAGATGGACCTGGATCTACAATTATATGCTACGGGAGAGGATGCATGAAGATGATGTGATTGTGATATTCGATGGGGGAGACACTTTTTTCACAGAAACACATTTAAGAGAAGATGCCATGAAGTATTTTCTGGCAACAACGCCTAGCACGCCTGAAAAGTTCAATGAAACAGAAATCTTACAGGGAGCCATGACACCTCCAATGCTCTTCACGGCAGAAAAAGGCTGCTATGCGCCGCAAATGTATATCATGACGGGTGTCGATCCCAGTAAAATACCTCAACGGGAAAGATGTTTAAATGTGTATGAAGAGGCATTTGAGGCGTCTACTCGGGCAGGGACGCAGGCTATTTTGCGGAAGCAcgaatctggaaggtggcATCTCAATGGCGGAGGAGTAATTGCAAGAGTGTGGGCTCTGAGAGAGGCCCTAGATGTTTTCTTCGCGCTCAAAAGGCAGAGTTACAAATGGTGGTGTGATCAAAGTATGTGGTCATTGATTTTAGCGTGGAGTGTCAGCAGACCAAAGCACGTGCAACCGGTGTTGCTTCTGAGAAGGGGAATTATGAGCCTTGACTACGAAACTCGGTATTTTCATTATCCTCATACAACGCCGATTAGGACAGGAGTGATCCTACATTTTCCAATGCCGATCGTTttgtggaaaaacaaaatggcaAAATACGTTGGTGAGACGACATGGTTCAGGGCTTTGCGAGATTCCGAAGGAAGACAGAAGACAGTGGCAGATTACTTAAAGACCGTTTATGTGGATATTCGCTTCGTCTTTGGGTTCAAAAAGTGGAGGAAGTTTAGCAGCGTGTGCAGCATAAGCGATGTTGTGAACCCAAACTGGCTAAGTGGTGTGTTGAGAAAGTAA
- a CDS encoding expression site-associated gene (ESAG) protein,putative — MYEYTVCGNPCFISFLEKMKGAKKFYGKRRKRTCVIGAALLLIFLLCRMLFIRTEEVEDTTFEEGCWEREMRSEGVGDVKVRYVVIQTKPSPGWCRMLVSSLVVGIDVITIGLDGVYHHTSRPHWFLNYIESAGLSDDDVIVTFDGADTVFVNKHNLQCAISKFISTTPSKPENFDEEKILKGVQKSPLLFTAERGCFASQLSVLFSIRGRKHEKRCERFYRGEISKAKATGAERVMRMPKSGRAYLNAGGVIGRVWAFKEAIGGFSKLREKSDRWWCDQTIWTILFAWSVNQQDTGGKAVHLRKGLISLDYDARYFLIPSYTSPIRSMILHFSGLIRDWKWWFPGVVRRLVWIQRMRDDVYQRDSRSLLTKTSLTIYGAKGEKYIRKFADVCNVDEAVDYTWLSTVRSKH; from the coding sequence ATGTATGAATACACTGTGTGTGGAAATCcgtgttttatttcatttttagaaaagatgaaaggaGCTAAGAAATTTTATggtaaaagaaggaagagaacgTGTGTAATAGGTGCGGCACTTCTGCTTATCTTTTTACTTTGTCGCATGCTGTTTATCCGGACGGAAGAAGTGGAAGACACCACGTTTGAGGAAGGTTGTTGGGAGCGTGAGATGCGCAGCGAAGGAGTGGGAGATGTAAAGGTGCGTTACGTCGTGATACAGACGAAGCCCTCCCCAGGTTGGTGTAGAATGCTTGTAAGCTCTCTCGTTGTTGGTATTGATGTAATTACAATAGGACTCGATGGCGTGTACCATCACACCTCGAGGCCACATTGGTTTCTGAACTACATAGAAAGTGCGGGGTTAAGTGATGACGATGTGATTGTGACATTTGATGGTGCGGACACAGTATTTGTGAACAAGCATAACCTCCAGTGCGCTATTAGCAAGTTCATATCAACGACACCGAGCAAACCAGAAAATTTcgatgaggaaaaaatacTGAAAGGCGTCCAAAAGTCTCCACTCCTGTTTACTGCTGAAAGGGGGTGTTTTGCCTCTCAACTaagcgttttgttttcaataaGAGGCAGAAAACACGAAAAGAGGTGTGAGCGGTTCTATAGGGGGGAGATTTCAAAGGCCAAAGCAACCGGCGCGGAACGGGTGATGCGGATGCCAAAGAGTGGGCGGGCGTATCTTAATGCTGGTGGGGTGATCGGGAGGGTGTGGGCATTTAAGGAAGCAATAGGAGGATTTTCAAAACTTAGAGAAAAGAGTGACAGATGGTGGTGTGATCAGACAATTTGGACCATTCTCTTTGCCTGGAGCGTCAATCAACAGGACACTGGGGGTAAAGCAGTGCACTTGAGAAAGGGTCTGATTTCTCTAGACTACGATGCGAGGTATTTTCTCATTCCTTCGTACACTTCCCCAATTCGAAGCATGATATTGCATTTTTCCGGGCTTATTAGAGACTGGAAGTGGTGGTTTCCAGGTGTTGTGAGGAGGTTGGTATGGATACAGAGAATGAGAGATGATGTGTATCAGAGAGACAGCAGGAGCTTGCTAACTAAGACCAGCTTAACGATCTACGGCgctaaaggagaaaaatataTTCGTAAGTTTGCCGATGTTTGCAACGTTGATGAGGCCGTGGACTACACGTGGCTGTCGACGGTCCGAAGTAAGCATTAG
- a CDS encoding T. brucei spp.-specific protein, whose translation MRTNSLNIGAVLGVMLVVVDIEAQGTGAVSASHCTFNQRSGVSKKEELGDAMRVDNVFPGGPKKDVLVSCANKSRQTAAGIFVHWCCRCESETSGDRGNVCEFFGDCECDDIYSTSNVPKCVKGDHMWRDSSTALRAVLQDVKGRDACNISTPNGKEILMKLTREELTSNIAPQDSSSKIFLFLLAALLMQDESVAQTSN comes from the coding sequence ATGAGAACGAATAGTCTCAACATCGGAGCAGTTTTGggggtgatgttggtagTGGTTGACATTGAAGCACAGGGAACAGGTGCCGTGTCCGCGTCGCATTGCACTTTCAACCAGCGCTCCGGTGTTTCTAAGAAGGAAGAGCTAGGGGACGCTATGAGGGTAGATAATGTCTTTCCAGGAGGCCCTAAAAAAGACGTTTTGGTGTCGTGTGCCAATAAGAGTCGTCAGACAGCGGCAGGGATTTTCGTTCACTGGTGCTGCAGGTGTGAATCAGAAACCAGTGGCGACAGGGGCAATGTTTGCGAATTTTTTGGAGATTGTGAATGTGATGATATCTATTCAACCTCAAACGTCCCTAAATGCGTTAAAGGAGACCACATGTGGAGGGACTCTTCTACTGCGCTGCGGGCGGTTCTTCAGGATGTCAAGGGGAGAGACGCTTGTAACATCTCAACACCTAATGGAAAAGAGATATTGATGAAGCTTACGAGAGAAGAGCTCACATCTAATATAGCACCTCAGGATTCGTCCTCCAAAATATTCTTGTTTCTGCTGGCTGCGCTGCTCATGCAGGACGAATCGGTGGCACAAACCTCCAATTAG